A genomic segment from Triticum dicoccoides isolate Atlit2015 ecotype Zavitan chromosome 1A, WEW_v2.0, whole genome shotgun sequence encodes:
- the LOC119289975 gene encoding uncharacterized protein LOC119289975, which translates to MDRKNRYTVGTHQPRIECTSEFSTRERVGFVKRRSAIRGQGAAAAIHHGIPDAAHQQICCAGGGWREFDACPGSCEWWPTGVPDGARAGGPGAGGVGAGKDGENGEAQILSGKRYHSPPTSELSTGKMNPEAPGWNKRLRTGAAAPSRGAMPYSDQCVREGYEVFRREPDRECDHTCTVLGTSFDFVGEAYDFYNLYSWEKGFGIRYRKIRLNVEWTKCMQDIFCVCEGKAGVENTRLVHM; encoded by the exons ATGGATCGAAAAAATCGCTATACGGTGGGGACGCACCAGCCTCGAATTGAATGCACCAGCGAGTTCTCGACCAGAGAACGAGTGGGGTTTGTGAAGCGGAGGAGTGCGATTAGGGGGCaaggagcggcggcggcgatccACCATGGAATTCCTGATGCAGCCCATCAGCAG ATCTGCTGTGCTGGAGGAGGTTGGAGAGAGTTTGATGCCTGCCCCGGTAGTTGTGAATGGTGGCCTACTGGCGTACCAGACGGAGCCCGAGCCGGCGGCCCTGGAGCCGGCGGTGTCGGTGCAGGAAAGGATGGTGAAAACGGAGAGGCGCAAATCTTGTCGGGCAAGAGGTACCACTCCCCTCCGACGTCTGAACTGTCAACTGGGAAGATGAATCCCGAAGCACCCGGGTGGAATAAGAG GCTTAGGACTGGAGCTGCAGCACCAAGCAGGGGCGCCATGCCCTACTCGGATCAGTGCGTTCGAGAAGGCTATGAGGTGTTTCGCAGAGAACCCGACAGAGAATGTGATCACACCTGTACTGTACTTGGCACCTCATTCGACTTTGTGGGTGAGGCCTATGACTTCTACAACCTGTATTCATGGGAAAAAGGTTTTGGCATACGGTACAGGAAGATCCGGCTAAATGTGGAGTGGACGAAATGCATGCAAGATATATTCTGTGTTTGTGAG GGTAAAGCAGGTGTAGAGAACACAAGGCTCGTGCATATGTGA